The DNA window TGGAAAGTTGCTGCATATACTGGTGGTGATGGTTGGCTTAAAGATATAATATCAACATTATAAAGCGAGTTGAAGTGTAAAATGTGCTTTATTTTTTTCTTACACAAAAAGGCGGAATATACCGCTCTTTTTTTTATCTTTGTGATATAATAAATGTGTATAGTACGGAAGAAAAGGGGGATAGAATGCCTCAAACATATGATTTGACTCTAAAAAGCATATTTTCAGAAATAGCAGATGACATAATCGTATATTTAACGGGTATAAGCCTCAAGAAACTGGAAGAACTCAATATAGAATTTGTCAAAGTGGAGCGCAGGGACAGCGATATGACATTCAAGTGTGACACGGATACGGGAGAGATTGCCGTTCATATAGAGTTTCAGTCCGAAAACGACAAAATGATGCCGTGTAGGATGCTGCGATACGCATTGGAGATAATGGAGAAGCACAAACTCAAGCCGTATCAGGTGGTACTGTATATAGGCAAGGATAAAGCAAAAATGGATAACGGGATTAACTATACGGTGGGGGATAATAAACTCGATTACAGGTACAGGATAATAGACATAGGTGAAATCAGATTTTCGGATATAGCGGAGACGAACTACTTTGATTTATATTCACTTTTGCCGATAGTTGACAGAAAGAAAAGGGCTGAAGCAGGAGAGAAGTATCTCAAGATGTGCGTGGACCTAATCAAAGATGCACCTGTGGACGTGGATGAAAAAAGGACGATACTGTTCAGAG is part of the Caldanaerobius fijiensis DSM 17918 genome and encodes:
- a CDS encoding Rpn family recombination-promoting nuclease/putative transposase, which encodes MPQTYDLTLKSIFSEIADDIIVYLTGISLKKLEELNIEFVKVERRDSDMTFKCDTDTGEIAVHIEFQSENDKMMPCRMLRYALEIMEKHKLKPYQVVLYIGKDKAKMDNGINYTVGDNKLDYRYRIIDIGEIRFSDIAETNYFDLYSLLPIVDRKKRAEAGEKYLKMCVDLIKDAPVDVDEKRTILFRAELLSGIAYSKEVIKKIFEEVEKVLKLEELSSYKMIMEKGIEKGIEKGKTEVVLKLFNRKFKEFPRKYEELIKSADNEILEKITDDIFDIEKPEDL